A window of Corvus hawaiiensis isolate bCorHaw1 chromosome 15, bCorHaw1.pri.cur, whole genome shotgun sequence genomic DNA:
TTTCCCTGCATGTTCAGGACCCATTTCCAAACTGTAGGATTTCCTCCTACAAAAAGGGCACCCTGGCTCCAGGCCCAGCATTTGGGGTGTTTAGGATGCTCAAGAGAAGGGTTGCCAGGATGCAGTCCCTCAGGCAGTATGGATCACACCGAAAGCCCTCTCCAACCAGCACAAGGAcctccagagcagagcttcTGCCaggaaaaacaccccaaacccaccactTTTCCACAACTACCCACACACAAGCTGAAACTTGATAGGGGGATGGCAAAAGCCAGATGGATTCTGCTTTCTCACTCTCATCCCTGTTCCTAagggggctggggtgggttCAGCAGTGGAAGCCCCTtgagcagctggtgctgggggtcctgctcccaccccagctCTGGTGCAGGGGTCCTGTTCCCCTTTCTCCTCGCCCAAGAGGGGACACGCCAGAGCAGGGGTCCTGCTCTCCTTACCCCACACCCAGAACGGAGCATCCTCAGTGCAGGGGATCCCTGGGACAGAGCATTCCCCAAGCACCCCGGCCCAGGGCGGGGACACCCCGGGGTGGAGGGGGCCCAGGGCCAGCCCCGGGGGCGGGCAGGCTGCGGCCGGGGGCCCTGCCCGCGGCTCGGGGGTGCAGAGCACCCTCTCCCGGCGCTGCCTGTCAGCAGCTGCCGGActtttttattacttctttttttaattatttttttctgcctgccaGCTGGGGCGGCtcatcccgtcccgtcccgtcccgtcccgtcccgtcccgcccGGTGCCGCTCGCCGGGGGAtgccgcgccccgcgccccgtGGCTGAGCGGGTCCCGCCGGGGCTCCATGGGCTGCACCGGCAGCGCCCTGCGCTGCTGCCCCGTCGGTGCCGAGGTAGCGGCTGCGGGAGCttttgggctgggctgggctgggctgggcttcGCTCGGGGTCGGGGCTCCGTGGGGTCGGGCTCTCGTGGGACCGAGGGTACGCGTTGTCGGGGTTTGATGGAGTTGGGGTTCGCGTGGGGCTGATGTTTGCGGGGAGCCCTGCTTGCACTGCTGGGGACGAGGGGTGTTGGGGGCACCCGGCGTGGGTTCCTCCCTGCGCCGGGGAGCGGTGGGGCCGGGCGGTGTGGCTGTCCCCGGCTGCGTGGGACCCCACCGGCATTGTGGTGGGGGAGGTGGCAGCGGGGACAATGAGAGCTGGCAGCCACCCGCCCTTCTGCATCCTTCTGCACCCTCCTGCACCCCTCCAGGCTCACCCCCACGTCACGGGAATTCCATAATTAAGGGGGTGCAGCATCTGGGATGACAATGCCTGTTGGGAATGCTGGTCCCATAGAAGACAGGCATGGGTTCCCCCAGCTAGACCTCTGCCAGCCTCCCATACCATCGTCCCTCATCCCAAAGGTTGTGTCCCCTTGTTCTGAAGGCATCACTCCTGTAGGGGAACACTCCTGTAGGGGAACACTCCTATAGTGGAACACTCTTGAGTCCCCCTCAGATCTCAGCATGTTGCTCTGTACTGAAGAGCTCTTCCATGAGGTCTGAAATTATATGCTGATtgttattatcattattattgttactattttcattatttgatGTGCTCATGCTGCCCCAGTGCCGCACCCCTAACCTCGGGAGATGGTTTTGCTGTCGGATGTGCTGTGCTTACTGGTGTTGGGTGTTGTGATTGCTGGAGggtggcaggggaaggagggaaggcagaaagGCCCCATGGTGCTGCCATGCCCCCGGCACAGGTGGCCCTTTGCAGACCCAGCTGTGAGAGCCCGGCTGCCCAGGACCACAGAACCCACTGCTGGATGTGCAGGGGGAGCAGGCACGGAGctcacacagccctgcagccaacAAGTGCCTTTATTTACAGCACTTGCAGGCTTGGTCACTTCTCCACATCATGGAAAAAATCCCACTCTGCTATGTCATAAGATCAGACACTTTTGGGCCGTTTTGTGACTCTGAGAGCTTTCAAGAACGGGCATAGGACAGGGAGAAACAGCAGCCCCAAGGCCCCAGGTGCTGAGAGCCCCACGTTTACCGAAACACGGAAATTTGTCATTTGCCTGCAGACACTTCCCTTCCTGCACTTGCCTGCTCTCGagctcctctgctcagccctgtgcaCTCCCCACCAACACTCGTAACCCATAaaacagccctgctgctgtggctgaaaGTCATTCTGAAAGCAGCACCTAAAATCCCCGTTAAGGCTAAAAGGCATAAGGGCAGGCGTGGGGCCACTCCTGTCCACGTTCTCATGTCCCAAGCGCCAAAAGGCGGGATGGGAGACCTTCACCTCCCACTGCTGATGGGTGGACTTGCAGAGTTGCAAGATGGGTGGACTTGGGGTTGCTTGGGGTTGGGGGAGACTTCACACCCCGGGGGCAAGGCCAGCCAGAAGCCATGTGCAGGTCACAGGGTTGGGGACTCTACtagggctgggggctgcagaggcTTTTGAGGCCAGTGCCGGGTTTGAGGTGACCttgaggagctggtgctgggttGGGTCTGGTGGGTGGATGACATACCAGGAGCCGCTGTGTGCCCTGGGGGAGGCGCCTTGGCGGCCTCATTCTTCTCTGGCACCAGTCTGCAGGCAGCGGGGTGATAACGGAGGCACAGAGAGaacccagccctgagctgcaggCGCTGTCCCCGGGATTTCCTTCCCCTTCAGCTCCATCCACCCGTGCTTGGCCACTCACGGTCACCGCTCGCACTTTGGTCACGCTCCTGGCGTGAGAGAGGCCAATTTGCCTTCCCAAAAGATCAGGGCTGAGGCTTGGCCGCCTTCCAGGGCTCGGGtgaatttattttgaagagCTAGGAACTGTACGTAGCACCAGGAGTCAGGGAAGGGTCAGAATGCAAAACTCGAGGCTGTCAACAGTGTGAAGTGTTTGCCTATGGTCTGCGGCACAGATCTGACTGTAGGAGAGGTGATAATCACCTTCTAACACAACCATCACCATCACTGGAGAAAAGACAGCAGCCGGGTTAAAGACAGGTCCCACAGACCTGTGCCAGCATtgctctggcagcactgagCATCTGCTGCAGGTCCTGGGAGGTGTTACAGTCATGGACCAAATCCTGGCCCCCTTCTCCACAACCACAAAGCAAAACCTcctccccaggagcagagacAGGATTTAAATACTCATTTCCTGCCTCTTTGTGATTTCCTCTGCTAGGTTGCATGGTTGAATTGCTTAATGTACttgtaaaacaggaaaagaggaagaaaaatacgGTCCAAAACCCCACCTCACGCTAAGAGCtgaagcagaggctgcagccacCTTGGCTGCCCGCACTGTGCcggctgctctgcactggtgctCCCTACCCCAGCACCCTTGGAGATGACTCAGGTCCTGTTGGAAATCCCTATTAATCCATCTATAAACAGTTCTGCTCCAGGCTATTAGAAATATTTAGTTTTAAGAATGTAGatacttttggttttttcataGCTGGAAGGTATTTTTGGCAGAGGTTTCCAAGACTTTACAGGATAAGCTACACTGTGGATGGCCCCCACCTGCAGGATGTATCAGGCTGCTTCTTCCCCTGGCCAAAACTGTTCCAGCTGGAGCAATTCCCAACCTGCTCCttccacacacacagagtagaTTCCAGGATGATTTTCCAGCTCTCTAAAATGCGCCAGGCAATACCAGAGGCACGGGGTGCCAGAAAGCTGCTCTGGAAGTGGCAATGGAAAGTCCCTCCATATTTCAGAGCTCTCAgccaaattttgcttttcacCCCAGAGGTGGAGCTTTTAACCCAAAGGACAATTGAGTGCTTATGACTAAAATTAGCTCTAGACACTTTTAATTGCTCCTAGAGGTAGGAAGGTGCCTCACTCATAGCCTCAGGGCAAGTATTTAGATTTGTCTGTTGATTCTGGTGAACCTGTTGCTCGCTTCAGCTATTTCTGAGTTCAGTGCAGGTGTCTCAAATCATCTTCCTTTAGAGGCTGAGGAGCTCTCAGGCCCCATCACgctggatttggggtgtgggGGAGAGGTGAGGATTCCCTGGGTCTGTGCTGGGGACATTGCCTGTGCTATGGCAGTGACCAGCCTTAGGCTCTCTGTCCTTGGGCATCACTTTGCCAGTGAGCAGGTCACATGCAGCAgaggtggtttggtttgggggtttggggtccctcCTGGAGGTGGTAACAGCATCCTGCTCTCAGATCTGCTGAGATCATCCAAAACCCTTGAGATCTGTGTCACCCCCCTGTGTCAGGAGGGTCCTCCTACACAGCCTTTGCTTTgttgcagtgaaaaaaaaggggggaaatatGCGGTGTGGGGTGAGGGGAGGAGGCCTTTTGAGACTCCTGTGATGCCCTCAGGATTGCAGAGCCTCCACTGTCTCATTCATCTCTCCCCTTGCCCCCCATCCCTGGACTTCAAAACCCATCGCAGGACATGGGTACATTAAATACCAGGGAGATGTACAATGTCATGAAGTGTGTCAGGGGCCAGGTGGGGATCCCTGGGGACCCTCTGCAGTCAGGTGTGCCAGGGTTcagcagcaccccagggcaCCCACGCTTTCAGGGTGAGCTGTATAAACGAGCAAAACAAGCCCTGTGAACTCCTGACTGCCGGGTGCCTCCTCGCCCCCTCGCCTGGGCCACGTTCAACGCCGCGGCTGCTCATGCCATAGAAGGGAAGATAAAGCCGAGGCGTCCCAGGGGCTTGGAGTTCTCCTGCGCTCTGGAACTGCGCCTCCCTCCAGCTCCAGAAGGGGGGCTGCAGTGGAGGCGGAGACAGGGACGcctgtttgctttcccttgcTTTTTTCCCAAGCCAGGTTCCCTAATCCGGGCTGTATTTGGCCGCGCCACTGTGCGCGGGGCCGAGCCGGGGAGCAGCCGGCGCAGCGGGTTCCCGGCTCCCCGCAGGCAGCTCGGCTGCTTTCCTTAGGGAGCGGTATTTTTAGGAGCAGCTCTGCCgggggctggagagcagcaacGTGTCTGCAGGTGAATTTTCTCGCCGCTCGTGCATCTATGCCCTGCCCAGAGGCACAACTCAGTGATGGGCATCAGGGACCAGATCTGCCCTGCGCCAGCGAGGCCGAGCCGTGAGAGCCTGCGAGCTTCTATCTTTCAGCAACTGATAAAAATATatccactcttttttttttttttttttttcccctcttctccccTCCAAGTGCCTAAATTAAACCCatgcagggctggaaggcatcccatggagctgtgctgctggaggtaGCTCCCGGCTCTGGGTTATCTCAGCCCCGTGGCAGCAGTGGGAGCGTGCGGGAGTGCGCGGCTGTGCAGCACATTCCTGCGCTCCTGAGGTCATTGCTTGGCCGCCGCCAGCTCttgcctgctgccagccctgcacaggggCTGTATCGCCTCTGATTTatggttatttttcatttctcactgCCGCTCCAGCTGTGTCAAAGCTCATCTGTGTAAGGCCCTGGCAGAGGCGTGTGTTTGGGGGCTGCAAGGTGCCAGGGACCAGACTGACCAGAGCATCCCAGGACAGGAGGAGGGTGGCAAGGGAGTGCCAAAGCTGGAGCCCTGCCAAGTGCTGCCTGCTCTCCCCCCCAGATGTTTTGCTGCTGGAGCCTATTTTGCACCAGCACCCTGTCAGGGGGATGTTGTGAGCATCCCCCGGGTTTTCCAGCTGAGTGCTACATGGTGAAATGTCTGGGATGCAGGGAAGTGTGTGAGCTTGAGGCCACCTGATGGGCAGCACATGCACACCCATGGGTGCTCAGGGCTGGAagagggcagggggctggggagggaccaCTGCTGCCCGAGGGGCTGTGTTCTAGCAGAGCTGATGCAGGCTCAGTGCAGGGtgttctctgcctgcagccacctgcccCTCTCTGTTCCCCCTTGCTCCAgccccctctctctctgccagAGACAGCTAaaagcccagcagcagaggggtCCGGCTTCCCAGGAGCTCTCGGCCTTGAAGACAGAGAATggtgagaaaaaaatggattttcccTCGATGTGCTTTCTCAGAATGATATTAAGGAAGCAGTGGACAGACCCCAGCACGGCACcagggaggatggggatgaTGTAGGTTCATGCTGGTGCAGGAGGGCAAACAGCATTCCAGAGACAATGGCATCCCAGAGATGATGGATCAATGGCATCCTAGAGCCAATGGCATCCCATCATCTCAGTCAGACAGGTCATCCCCAGAACAGGAGACCTGGCAAGCTCTGTGTCCTCTCTGAGCCTGCCAGCACCATCCCAACTAGTGCTAATTTGGACCAGTGAGATGGAGGGAGGTATTTCTCCAGTGGGAAGAGGGCAGGGCTGAACCTGGCCCATCACATTGGCAGGTTCAGCTGCCCAGGATGTCCAGGCAGCCCAGACAGAGGGAAGCAGCCAGTGCTGTTTCAGCTGTGTTTGTCTTGCAGCCAATGCCTCCCTACTTCCTGAGGATGgggagaaggcagcagtgccagagtGGACGGACAGTGCGAGATTCCTCCAAGGccaagaggaggagcagctgcgGGATGCTGGCCAGGCAGGCAGTGAGAGCATCCCCCAGGACATTGAGATCCAGGTCAGTTGGAaaggttggtgctgctggaggcagcagctgggcatGGAGCGTGTCACCAGCCAGGACTTCCCAGGCAGTGATCATGGACCTGGCACATGCTGGGCTCCATTTTTGGGAGGAGGACAGGTCTAGGAAAGGGTGAGGAAGCCCAAAGCAGTGAAGCTCTGCATCCCTTCCACTGGGATTTCTCATATGACTGCTTCCCaggtggaaaagagaaaagagctggagctgaaggaACAGTTTGATGCCCTGAGGAGAGAGCACACGGAAACCCTGCAAGGTGCGTGCCGGGGCAGCagggctccctgcagccccctcccctctcctcggTACTGCCAGTGCCCCTTTGGCTGCCTGTAGGGCCACGGTGATGCTGTCCCCTATTCCCCAGCACTGTGGGGCTCAGGTGGGGCCTGctgccccagtgtccccacactGGTGGCACTCAGCTCACATTCccccacagagctccagagAGCACACgagcaggagaagctgctgctggcagagtcCCACCACAGGTCTGAAGCAGCCTTACAGGTACCTGCAGAGAAATCCCTGGGGACGGGGGGCCTGTGAAGGGCTTGAGGACCATCTGCTGGTTCTGCCAAGGTGTCCCACATTCCTCAGTGGCCACCTCAGTTCCTGGTGTGCTCAGGGACCACATCAgttcctccagctctggggttaTTTGCATACCACAGCCCAGCAGTCCCCACGCTCAGAAAGAAATCCCAGATACCTCTTACTCTGCTTTTTCCCTGGTTCTCCTAGGAGATGATTCAGGCACTGAATTCCCAGCTGAAATCCTTCCAGGACAGGATGAAGCGGGTGGAGGAGTCACTCTTGAGAACAGACTACAAGAAGCACATCCAGGTGCAGGGAGGGGTGTCAGGGAGGGGGACCTGCTACGGGGTGCTGACCCAAAGCCAAGGGGCTTCTCTGATGGATCCTGGCAGGGTGGGGCTGGAACCAGAGGGGAGCACAGGACAGCTGAAGGGGAGAGCAAAGCCTGTCCCAGAGAGGCATTGAGGCCCTTTGAACACAAGTGGTGGCCCTGCAGGAGCACGGGAGCCCCAGCCCcttctgggagcaggagctggagagtCTGCACTTCGTCATTGAGATGAAGAATGAGCACATCCACGGGCTGGACAAGAAGCTGCTGCACCTGGAGACCGTGGTGGGTTGAAAGGGGGGGTCACAGGTGGGCTTTCCTCTTTTCAGCTCTTCTACCCACCTTAATCCTGCCCAgaaactgcagctggagcaaaggtggATGGAGCCCGTTTCCTCTCTTGGCATGGGGAGGGGATGCAGGCACAATGCCACCAGGCCAGCATTTCACCCAAAATGGGGTGGCAGGGGGTTCAGAGgtgcttcccagctccctcctcaccctcatgCTTCCCTTCCAGGAGGAGAGGAACCttctgctggaggagaaggTGAAAACCCTCCAGCAGGAGAACGAGGACCTGCAAGTTCGCACCCAGAACCACTTGCTCATGGCGAGGTAAATGCTGGTCCCACCCACCCGGTGCACAGGTGGCACCTACGATGGGGGGGACAGGTGGCAGTGCGGGAGCACATCGCAGCCTGCGGTGCCACCGGGTGCTTTCTGcgaggagcagaggggctggcgGGCGCTTTGCCCGGTGGCTCCGGCAGCCTTGTGCCCTCTGCCCGCAGGCAGCTGTCCGAGGAGCTCCAGGCCGCCCGTGGGGCGCTGGAGAAGGAGGCACAGCTGCGGGATCAGGCTCGCCGGGAGAAGGAGGAGCTGTTGTACCGTGTGCTCAACGCGGGGGACGGCGGCCCCTTCCCCATGGCTGCCGGCGAGGTGCCCCTCATTGCCACGTAGCACCGACGGCACCGCGCTGCCGGGGGACTGCCGGGGCTCCCCTCCGGCCCTGTGAGCCCAGGGCTGCCCTCACAAGTGCCCCCAGTCGGGGCAGGGCTCCAGGCTGGCCGAGCCCTCGGGGCGCCTCATGGACCGGAGTGATGGAGCATTTCACGGGACGCTTACGCCTGCATTTCCCCAGCCCGTGTGGGGCTGCAGCGGGACCCTGGCCACCCACTGTGCACTCCCTGCACCCCTTCCCCTGGTGAGGGGCTGTCTGGGGGTGAAAGGGATCAGCCAGGACACAAAGACTTGCATTGGGCTGGATCTGACCCAGTGCTTGGCTCTGAGTATAAACAACACCAGTGCTGCCCCAGGGCATGAGGACGACGAGGAGGCCACTAGGACAGGATGGGGACAATACAAGCACCGGGGGGATGaggagggcactggggacagggtgtTAACCTC
This region includes:
- the CCDC69 gene encoding coiled-coil domain-containing protein 69 isoform X2, whose protein sequence is MGCTGSALRCCPVGAERQLKAQQQRGPASQELSALKTENANASLLPEDGEKAAVPEWTDSARFLQGQEEEQLRDAGQAGSESIPQDIEIQVEKRKELELKEQFDALRREHTETLQELQRAHEQEKLLLAESHHRSEAALQEMIQALNSQLKSFQDRMKRVEESLLRTDYKKHIQEHGSPSPFWEQELESLHFVIEMKNEHIHGLDKKLLHLETVEERNLLLEEKVKTLQQENEDLQVRTQNHLLMARQLSEELQAARGALEKEAQLRDQARREKEELLYRVLNAGDGGPFPMAAGEVPLIAT
- the CCDC69 gene encoding coiled-coil domain-containing protein 69 isoform X1; translation: MGCTGSALRCCPVGAERQLKAQQQRGPASQELSALKTENANASLLPEDGEKAAVPEWTDSARFLQGQEEEQLRDAGQAGSESIPQDIEIQVEKRKELELKEQFDALRREHTETLQELQRAHEQEKLLLAESHHRSEAALQEMIQALNSQLKSFQDRMKRVEESLLRTDYKKHIQEHGSPSPFWEQELESLHFVIEMKNEHIHGLDKKLLHLETVEERNLLLEEKVKTLQQENEDLQVRTQNHLLMASCPRSSRPPVGRWRRRHSCGIRLAGRRRSCCTVCSTRGTAAPSPWLPARCPSLPRSTDGTALPGDCRGSPPAL
- the CCDC69 gene encoding coiled-coil domain-containing protein 69 isoform X3: MGCTGSALRCCPVGAERQLKAQQQRGPASQELSALKTENANASLLPEDGEKAAVPEWTDSARFLQGQEEEQLRDAGQAGSESIPQDIEIQVEKRKELELKEQFDALRREHTETLQELQRAHEQEKLLLAESHHRSEAALQEMIQALNSQLKSFQDRMKRVEESLLRTDYKKHIQEERNLLLEEKVKTLQQENEDLQVRTQNHLLMASCPRSSRPPVGRWRRRHSCGIRLAGRRRSCCTVCSTRGTAAPSPWLPARCPSLPRSTDGTALPGDCRGSPPAL